The Vanacampus margaritifer isolate UIUO_Vmar unplaced genomic scaffold, RoL_Vmar_1.0 HiC_scaffold_42, whole genome shotgun sequence genome has a segment encoding these proteins:
- the LOC144040878 gene encoding uncharacterized protein LOC144040878: MRIHAVTFLVTFVLWWTCSVLSQCPTNWRRYKEHCYYFSNDYQSWQRALHSCYSKGGLLASIWDRNEQNWVRSQFPRNFIWIGLWRAYQYNSEWKWVDGTLYFQVVSQWGPGPLHEKPSSGYCTVITQSGWYTKDCDRYLAYICKRPVDETPSLACPKCPDLTCPALPNLTCPALPKCPDLTCPALPNLTCPALPTSHPPHYPLTSTTAPPTNREPEICTSSASGMACSSHNVTCSCMLPVLANSKGGFRGALDDGLSVNRSIVIRGRAYPKAETLIVNLLGRDLHPDDDATALHLRFNFESRTVVLNSMVDGSWGEKRQENFPEQRPFGPGLDFKIVIWCDADTFRLTFNDIHQMDHKYQIQDLRSIKWLEVWSALLTSIQLM; this comes from the exons ATGAGGATTCATGCAGTGACTTTCCTTGTTACCTTTGTCCTTTGGTGGACTTGTTCAG tGCTCTCCCAATGTCCGACCAACTGGCGGCGCTACAAGGAACACTGTTACTATTTCTCAAACGACTATCAGAGTTGGCAAAGAGCTCTACACAGCTGTTACTCCAAGGGAGGCCTCCTGGCCAGCATTTGGGACAGAAATGAGCAG AACTGGGTGCGTTCACAATTTCCCAGGAACTTCATCTGGATCGGCCTGTGGCGTGCTTATCAGTATAACTCAGAGTGGAAGTGGGTTGATGGAACGCTTTACTTTCAAGTAGTGTC GCAATGGGGTCCTGGTCCGCTGCACGAAAAACCTAGTAGCGGATACTGCACTGTGATAACGCAAAGTGGTTGGTACACCAAGGACTGCGACAGGTACCTGGCCTACATCTGCAAGCGCCCTGTGG ACGAGACCCCATCCCTTGCCTGTCCGAAATGTCCTGATCTTACATGCCCCGCTCTTCCTAATCTTACCTGTCCCGCCCTCCCGAAATGTCCTGATCTTACATGCCCCGCTCTTCCTAATCTTACCTGTCCCGCCCTCCCCACCTCCCACCCTCCCCACTACCCACTGACGTCGACCACCGCTCCGCCGACCAATCGGGAGCCCGAGATCTGCACGAGCTCGGCCAGTGGGATGGCGTGTTCCTCTCACAATGTCACATGCTCGTGCATGCTCCCCGTGCTTGCCAACTCG AAAGGCGGATTCAGAGGTGCGCTCGATGACGGTCTCAGCGTGAACCGCAGCATAGTCATCAGAGGACGAGCCTATCCCAAAGCAGAGAC GCTCATCGTCAACCTGCTGGGGCGCGACCTCCACCCCGATGACGACGCGACGGCGCTGCACCTGAGGTTCAACTTTGAAAGCAGAACCGTCGTGCTCAACTCCATGGTGGACGGCTCGTGGGGTGAAAAGAGGCAGGAGAACTTTCCAGAGCAACGGCCCTTTGGACCCGGACTCGACTTCAAG ATTGTCATCTGGTGTGACGCCGACACTTTTCGCCTGACCTTTAACGACATCCACCAGATGGATCACAAATATCAAATTCAAGACCTGCGAAGCATCAAGTGGTTGGAGGTGTGGTCTGCGTTGCTGACTAGTATCCAGCTGATGTGA